The Amaranthus tricolor cultivar Red isolate AtriRed21 chromosome 6, ASM2621246v1, whole genome shotgun sequence genome has a segment encoding these proteins:
- the LOC130815502 gene encoding photosystem I P700 chlorophyll a apoprotein A2-like, with product MSCRHSDSNRDTHTPPGGRLGRGHKGLYDTINNSIHFQLGLALASLGVITSLVAQHMYSLPAYAFIAQDFTTQAALYTHHQYIAGFIMTGAFAHGAIFFIRDYNPEQNKDNVLARMLDHKEAIISHLSWASLFLGFHTLGHYVHNDVMLAFGTPEKQILIEPIFAQWIQSAHGKTSYGFDVLLSATSGPAFNAGRSIWLPGWLNAVNENSK from the coding sequence ATGTCATGCCGCCACTCGGACTCGAACCGAGATACTCATACTCCTCCAGGGGGACGATTGGGACGCGGGCATAAGGGTCTTTATGATACAATCAACAATTCGATTCATTTTCAATTAGGACTTGCCTTAGCCTCTTTAGGTGTTATAACTTCCTTGGTAGCCCAACACATGTATTCTTTACCTGCTTATGCGTTCATAGCACAAGACTTTACGACTCAAGCTGCGTTATATACGCATCATCAATACATTGCAGGGTTCATTATGACAGGAGCTTTTGCTCATGGAGCTATATTTTTCATTAGAGATTACAATCCGGAACAGAATAAAGATAATGTATTGGCAAGAATGTTAGACCATAAAGAAGCTATCATATCCCATTTAAGTTGGGCCAGTCTCTTTTTAGGGTTCCATACTTTGGGTCATTATGTTCATAATGATGTCATGCTTGCTTTTGGTACTCCAGAAAAACAAATTTTGATCGAACCCATATTTGCTCAATGGATACAATCCGCTCATGGTAAAACTTCGTATGGGTTCGATGTACTTTTATCCGCAACAAGCGGCCCGGCATTCAATGCTGGTCGAAGTATATGGTTGCCTGGCTGGTTAAATGCTGTTAATGAGAATAGTAAATAA
- the LOC130815221 gene encoding ribulose bisphosphate carboxylase large chain-like has protein sequence MSPQTETKASVGFKAGVKYCRLTYYTPEYETLDTDILAAFRVTPQPGVPPEEAGAAVAAESSTGTWTSVWTDGLTSLDRYKGRCYNIEPIAGEENQYICYVAYPLDLFEEGSVTNMFTSIVGNVFGFKALRALRLEDLRIPVAYVKTFQGPPHSIQVERDKLNKYGRPLLGCTIKPKLGLSAKNYGRACYECLRGGLDFTKDDENVNSQPFMRWRDRFLLCAEAVYKSQAETGEIKGHYLNATAGTCEEMIKRAVFARELGVPIVMHDYLTGGFTANTSLSQYCRDNGLLLHIHPT, from the coding sequence ATGTCACCACAAACAGAGACTAAAGCAAGTGTTGGATTTAAAGCTGGTGTTAAATATTGCCGATTGACTTATTATACTCCTGAGTATGAAACCCTAGATACTGATATCTTGGCAGCATTCCGAGTAACTCCTCAACCTGGAGTTCCACCTGAAGAAGCGGGGGCTGCAGTAGCTGCCGAATCTTCTACTGGTACATGGACAAGTGTATGGACCGACGGACTTACCAGTCTTGATCGTTACAAAGGACGATGCTACAACATCGAGCCCATTGCTGGAGAAGAAAATCAATATATTTGTTATGTAGCGTATCCTTTAGACCTTTTTGAAGAAGGTTCTGTTACTAACATGTTTACTTCCATTGTGGGTAACGTATTTGGGTTCAAAGCTTTGCGTGCTCTACGTTTGGAAGATTTGCGAATCCCTGTTGCTTATGTCAAAACTTTCCAAGGCCCGCCTCACAGTATCCAGGTTGAAAGAGATAAATTGAACAAGTATGGTCGTCCCCTATTGGGATGCACTATTAAACCCAAATTGGGGTTATCCGCTAAAAACTATGGTCGAGCATGTTATGAATGTCTTCGTGGTGGACTTGATTTTACCAAAGATGATGAAAACGTGAATTCCCAGCCGTTCATGCGTTGGAGAGACCGTTTCCTATTATGTGCCGAAGCTGTTTATAAATCACAAGCCGAAACAGGTGAAATCAAAGGGCATTATTTGAATGCTACCGCAGGTACTTGCGAAGAAATGATAAAAAGAGCTGTATTTGCTAGAGAGTTGGGAGTTCCAATCGTAATGCATGACTACTTAACAGGTGGATTCACTGCAAATACTAGCTTGTCTCAGTATTGCCGAGACAATGGTCTACTTCTTCACATCCACCCGACGTAG